In Streptobacillus felis, one genomic interval encodes:
- a CDS encoding PcfB family protein, whose amino-acid sequence MINEEIANKLITIETRIAKATAREVIKAIKLIISKANEKQQKLDKFIDDKFKSNAKPLNQMVKKGQLEHLSLPKGELKELKKLLNRYGVNFSIMKDKETGEYSVFYQAKDTKVMEKALTKAVENAEKKYDRKESTIKKIKEFQEKSKAMFDDKDKIKNKQKEQSL is encoded by the coding sequence GTGATAAATGAAGAAATAGCAAATAAACTCATAACCATTGAGACAAGAATTGCAAAAGCAACAGCTAGAGAAGTAATCAAAGCAATCAAGTTAATTATTAGTAAGGCAAATGAAAAACAGCAAAAACTAGATAAATTCATTGATGATAAGTTTAAATCAAATGCTAAACCATTAAACCAGATGGTAAAGAAGGGTCAGCTAGAACATTTAAGTCTTCCTAAAGGAGAACTAAAAGAACTGAAAAAGTTATTAAATCGTTATGGTGTCAATTTTTCTATCATGAAAGATAAGGAAACTGGTGAATACTCAGTATTTTATCAAGCGAAAGATACAAAAGTTATGGAAAAAGCACTGACAAAAGCAGTTGAAAATGCTGAGAAAAAATATGATAGAAAAGAATCGACAATCAAGAAAATTAAAGAGTTTCAAGAAAAATCAAAAGCTATGTTTGATGATAAAGATAAGATTAAAAACAAGCAAAAGGAACAGAGTTTGTAG
- a CDS encoding DUF6017 domain-containing protein has protein sequence MSMYLFDEHPIIANKTLAREIGLNEALILQQINYWIEINKKTGNNFYEGRYWTYNSIRSWQENDFDYMSVETVKRTFAKLEKQGYLITGNFNKYPRDKTKWYTINNEKLLKLYQEIEEKKKEKEIQALHENVDNSVGYEQVTNALGQNDPMEQFKMTQCKSADCTNAFMQNDLMQEGNLPQPLPEITTKNSTDITTDISTNPSIIPSEQLTQKNNSYEQSILSSKWKDGRMDGQHKKSYKDYLEILRQNTGYYDHLEVGNTFRAEDIDQILKVLADVLVLDDDEIVKVNQMNMRASVIKERFLELEHSHLEHLIFVLKDHDQEVRNIRAFILTSAFNTPSTIDSYYTNKVNYDPKHW, from the coding sequence ATGAGTATGTATTTATTTGATGAACATCCAATAATAGCGAATAAAACACTTGCTAGAGAGATTGGATTAAACGAAGCACTAATACTACAACAAATCAATTATTGGATAGAAATAAATAAAAAGACTGGAAATAACTTTTATGAAGGTAGGTACTGGACTTACAATTCCATTCGTAGTTGGCAAGAAAATGACTTTGACTACATGAGTGTAGAAACAGTAAAAAGAACTTTTGCAAAACTTGAAAAGCAAGGTTATTTAATTACTGGCAATTTTAATAAATATCCAAGAGATAAAACAAAATGGTACACAATAAATAATGAGAAATTATTAAAGTTGTATCAAGAAATAGAAGAAAAGAAAAAAGAAAAAGAGATACAAGCATTACATGAAAATGTGGATAACTCAGTAGGTTATGAACAAGTAACCAATGCATTAGGTCAAAATGACCCAATGGAACAGTTCAAAATGACCCAATGCAAAAGTGCAGATTGCACCAATGCATTTATGCAAAATGACCTAATGCAAGAGGGCAATTTGCCCCAACCATTACCAGAGATTACTACAAAGAATTCTACAGATATTACTACAGATATTTCTACAAATCCTTCCATCATTCCCTCTGAGCAACTAACACAGAAAAATAATAGCTATGAACAAAGTATATTATCTAGTAAATGGAAAGATGGACGGATGGATGGACAACATAAAAAAAGCTACAAAGATTATTTAGAAATATTAAGACAAAATACTGGATATTACGATCATCTAGAAGTTGGGAATACATTTAGAGCAGAAGATATTGATCAAATTTTAAAGGTGCTTGCTGATGTATTGGTATTAGATGACGATGAAATTGTTAAGGTTAATCAAATGAATATGAGGGCAAGTGTGATTAAAGAGAGATTTTTAGAACTTGAACATTCTCATTTGGAACATCTAATATTTGTGTTAAAAGACCATGACCAAGAAGTTAGAAATATAAGGGCATTTATTCTAACCTCAGCTTTTAACACACCTAGCACCATTGATTCGTATTACACAAATAAAGTGAATTACGACCCAAAACATTGGTAA